The following proteins are co-located in the Bacillus pumilus genome:
- the thpR gene encoding RNA 2',3'-cyclic phosphodiesterase: MMSESRHYFIGIHIPEQLAHQIKTDIDQRSGLSFQKWTAPSDYHVTLVFLGAIPKERLEKIIQLLENLSNEASAFPLELNELGQFGTKERPRVFFAKPSESRPLMHLREKVKESVLSAGHPVEKRPFHPHMTIARKWNADQPYAEQSPLRKEPYVMEVSSIALFEIRPKETPRYHTIKQFTLHK; the protein is encoded by the coding sequence ATGATGTCAGAAAGCCGTCATTATTTTATTGGGATTCACATCCCTGAACAACTTGCGCATCAAATCAAAACAGACATCGATCAAAGGAGCGGACTGTCATTTCAAAAATGGACAGCTCCAAGTGATTATCATGTAACCCTTGTATTTTTAGGAGCCATTCCAAAAGAGCGTTTGGAAAAGATCATTCAGCTGCTTGAAAACCTTTCAAATGAAGCATCTGCATTTCCGCTAGAGCTGAATGAGTTAGGACAGTTTGGTACAAAGGAGCGCCCAAGAGTCTTTTTTGCAAAGCCGAGTGAAAGCAGGCCGCTCATGCATTTAAGAGAAAAGGTGAAAGAATCCGTATTGTCAGCAGGTCATCCTGTCGAAAAGAGACCTTTTCATCCGCATATGACGATTGCGCGCAAATGGAATGCGGATCAGCCTTATGCAGAACAATCGCCTTTACGTAAAGAGCCATATGTGATGGAGGTTTCTAGTATTGCTTTATTTGAAATACGTCCGAAAGAAACCCCACGTTATCACACAATCAAACAATTTACCCTACATAAATGA